A single region of the Acidobacteriota bacterium genome encodes:
- a CDS encoding MFS transporter, which produces MEERPNSSPARRPIPGGKGPFGGYSWYALGILIICYLFNYVDRNILSILAEEVKSDLGLDDAQIGFLYGTAFAVFYAVFGIPFGRLADAWIRKNLIAIGLFFWSLMTAMTGTARTFGMLGAYRVGVGVGEASLSPSAYSLIVDYFPQRLRATALALYSSGIYLGAAVGFALGGFIVDFWNGRYPDGSAPLGLAAWQAAFLAVGLPGLLMAVWVWTLREPAKGQQEGVTITPTGRPEPFKEFGAVIPPFTVLSLWRSGCDRKGLLLHAGCTAALALLAWAMVASVGEPAQWIALAIGIYAAFSWGQGLAYRDPATFGSILGSRAFMYTCVGFASLSFVTNGLAFWTAPLLIRSFDASPTRVGALMGVGVAVGGWIGVTVGGLVSDRLKQRTPNGRVILGLATVVLSVPAMTLMLTATSLAAAFIYFLFTVALVSLWIGPGAAAANELVPPRMRSTASAIYLLLNTLIGFALGPFAVGKISDVLVAAGQSPADSLRYAMMLSMLFWAVSAAFLWRARAYVGPAEAALASAGVTGSGSPPDRS; this is translated from the coding sequence ATGGAAGAGCGCCCGAACAGCTCCCCAGCGCGGCGTCCGATTCCCGGCGGGAAGGGGCCGTTCGGCGGCTACTCCTGGTACGCCCTCGGCATTCTCATCATCTGCTACCTCTTCAATTACGTCGACCGCAACATCCTGTCGATCCTCGCCGAGGAGGTGAAGAGTGACCTAGGCCTCGACGACGCCCAGATCGGCTTTCTCTACGGCACGGCGTTCGCGGTGTTCTACGCCGTCTTCGGCATCCCCTTCGGCCGGCTCGCCGACGCCTGGATCCGCAAGAACCTGATCGCCATCGGGCTCTTCTTCTGGAGCCTGATGACCGCCATGACAGGCACCGCAAGGACCTTCGGGATGCTTGGCGCCTATCGCGTCGGCGTCGGCGTCGGCGAAGCCAGCCTCAGTCCGTCGGCCTATTCGCTGATCGTCGACTACTTCCCCCAGAGACTGCGAGCCACTGCCCTGGCTCTCTACTCCAGCGGCATCTACCTCGGCGCCGCCGTCGGTTTCGCCCTCGGCGGCTTCATCGTCGACTTCTGGAACGGCAGGTACCCCGACGGATCCGCGCCACTGGGGCTCGCCGCCTGGCAGGCCGCCTTCCTCGCCGTCGGCCTCCCGGGGCTGCTCATGGCCGTCTGGGTGTGGACCCTGCGAGAGCCCGCCAAGGGGCAGCAGGAGGGAGTCACGATCACGCCCACGGGCCGCCCCGAGCCGTTCAAGGAGTTCGGAGCCGTCATACCGCCCTTCACGGTCCTGAGCCTGTGGCGCTCGGGATGCGATCGGAAGGGACTGCTGCTCCACGCCGGCTGCACCGCCGCACTCGCTCTCCTTGCGTGGGCGATGGTCGCCTCCGTCGGCGAGCCGGCACAGTGGATCGCCCTCGCCATCGGTATCTACGCGGCCTTCTCCTGGGGTCAGGGACTGGCCTATCGCGATCCCGCGACCTTCGGCTCCATTCTCGGCAGCCGCGCCTTCATGTATACCTGTGTGGGCTTTGCCAGCCTGTCCTTCGTTACCAACGGGCTCGCCTTCTGGACGGCGCCACTCCTGATCCGCAGCTTCGACGCAAGCCCGACCCGCGTGGGAGCACTGATGGGCGTAGGAGTCGCAGTCGGCGGCTGGATCGGCGTCACGGTCGGCGGCCTCGTCTCCGATCGCCTCAAGCAGAGGACGCCGAACGGCCGAGTCATCCTCGGTCTGGCCACCGTCGTCCTTTCCGTGCCGGCGATGACCCTGATGCTCACGGCCACAAGCCTCGCCGCAGCCTTTATCTACTTCCTCTTCACCGTTGCCCTGGTGTCCCTGTGGATCGGTCCAGGAGCGGCCGCGGCCAACGAACTGGTGCCGCCGCGAATGCGCTCGACGGCATCCGCGATCTACCTGCTGCTGAACACGCTCATCGGTTTCGCCCTCGGGCCGTTCGCGGTCGGCAAGATCAGCGACGTCCTGGTCGCTGCCGGCCAGTCGCCGGCCGACTCCCTGCGCTACGCGATGATGCTCAGCATGCTGTTCTGGGCCGTTTCAGCGGCGTTCCTGTGGCGCGCCCGCGCATACGTGGGGCCGGCCGAGGCTGCACTCGCTTCGGCCGGCGTCACCGGGTCAGGGTCTCCACCAGATCGGTCTTGA
- a CDS encoding AMP-binding protein: protein MLEWTVGRLLQEAAAAAPEGIALVEGIPDPALRRRWTFEQLHADAERVAQRLLQCFEPGERVAVWAPNLPEWVLVELGSALAGLTLVTVNPAYRSAELKYVLGQSRAAGLFLVRDYRGNSMAALLEEARPGLEHLRHVFFFDEWDDFMSGVRDGDELPEVRPEAPVQIQYTSGTTGVPKGVVLHHRGMVNNARFVAERGRMGEVWVNAVPLFHSSGGGLAIFGPLFEQSTVVLVEQFDPGLILELIESERVTFLPGVPTMLLRIIEHPDFERRDLSSLTSVCSGGTSVPPELVRRIEDSLGVSFSISYGQTEASPGVTQNHPDDSIEDKASTAGPPLPQTEVKIADRETGDVLPIGEAGEICTRGYLVMHGYFDMPEATAAAIDEDGWLHTGDVGSMDERGYCRIHGRLKEMIIRGGENVYPKEIEDLLLERADIAEVAVIGVPDPEWGEQVAAVIRPAGEKRPSEEELFLYVRERLAPYKAPRLWRFVDEFPLNASGKILKTDLVETLTR, encoded by the coding sequence GTGCTCGAGTGGACAGTGGGCAGGTTGCTTCAGGAAGCCGCTGCAGCCGCCCCCGAGGGCATCGCCCTGGTCGAGGGCATCCCCGACCCGGCGTTGCGCCGCCGTTGGACCTTCGAACAGTTGCACGCCGATGCCGAACGCGTGGCACAGCGGCTCCTGCAATGCTTCGAGCCCGGGGAACGCGTAGCGGTCTGGGCTCCGAATCTGCCGGAGTGGGTGCTGGTCGAACTCGGCTCCGCTCTTGCCGGGCTGACCCTGGTCACCGTCAACCCGGCCTACCGGAGCGCCGAACTCAAGTATGTGCTTGGCCAGTCGCGGGCGGCGGGTCTGTTCCTGGTCCGGGACTACCGCGGAAACTCGATGGCCGCGTTGCTGGAGGAAGCTCGGCCAGGCCTCGAACACCTGAGGCACGTCTTCTTCTTCGACGAATGGGACGACTTCATGAGCGGAGTGCGGGACGGCGACGAATTGCCCGAAGTACGTCCCGAGGCGCCGGTCCAGATTCAGTACACGTCGGGTACGACCGGTGTCCCCAAGGGCGTCGTCCTCCACCATCGCGGCATGGTGAACAACGCCCGGTTCGTTGCCGAACGTGGCCGGATGGGTGAGGTGTGGGTCAACGCCGTGCCGCTGTTCCACTCGAGCGGCGGCGGCCTGGCGATCTTCGGTCCGCTCTTCGAGCAGTCGACGGTCGTGCTTGTCGAACAGTTCGACCCGGGCCTGATCCTGGAACTGATCGAGAGCGAGCGGGTGACCTTCCTCCCCGGCGTGCCGACGATGCTGCTTCGGATCATCGAGCACCCGGACTTCGAGCGCCGTGACCTCTCATCACTGACCAGCGTCTGCTCGGGCGGCACATCCGTACCGCCGGAACTGGTGCGGCGGATCGAAGACTCGCTCGGAGTCAGCTTCTCGATCTCCTACGGCCAGACCGAGGCGTCGCCCGGAGTCACGCAGAACCACCCGGACGACTCGATCGAGGACAAGGCGTCGACGGCCGGGCCGCCGCTGCCCCAGACCGAAGTCAAGATCGCCGACCGCGAAACAGGGGACGTCCTGCCCATCGGTGAGGCCGGCGAGATCTGCACGCGCGGCTACCTGGTCATGCACGGCTACTTCGACATGCCCGAGGCGACGGCGGCGGCGATCGACGAGGACGGGTGGCTCCACACGGGAGACGTCGGATCGATGGACGAGCGCGGCTACTGCCGGATTCATGGCCGGCTGAAGGAGATGATCATCCGCGGCGGAGAGAACGTCTACCCCAAGGAGATCGAGGATTTGCTTCTGGAACGGGCGGATATCGCCGAAGTAGCGGTGATCGGCGTACCCGATCCGGAGTGGGGCGAGCAGGTGGCGGCGGTCATTCGGCCGGCCGGGGAGAAGCGGCCCAGTGAGGAGGAACTCTTCCTGTACGTCAGGGAACGCCTGGCGCCTTACAAGGCGCCGCGATTGTGGCGGTTCGTCGACGAGTTTCCGCTCAACGCGTCGGGCAAGATCCTCAAGACCGATCTGGTGGAGACCCTGACCCGGTGA